The nucleotide sequence GCGCCATACCTCGGTGTCGGCGATCGCGCTGGCGCTGCCGGACGGCGGCTGGGTCATCGACACCCCTGGCGTCCGGTCGTTCGGTCTCGCGCACGTCACCGCCGACGATCTGCTGCAGACCTTCGACGACCTCCTCCCGGCCACCGTCGACTGCCCGCCCGGCTGTGATCACTCCGGACCGGACGGGGGTCCGGACTCCACAGGTGTCGGCTGTGCCCTGGACGCGTTCGTCGCGGCCGGCGGCGCGCGTGCCGGCCGGCTCGCGTCCTTCCGGCGACTCCTCGCCTCCAAGGCGGGCGTCACCGATCCGGGCGAACCAGACGGCGGGAGCGGGAACCAGCCCTAGTTGTCCCCATACCCCTGGCCATCCACATTCTCGGCCGGTCGGTGGTCCAGGGCTTCCGGCCCGCCGAGACTGGCCGCCATGACGCCCTTCGTCCTGCCCCTCACCGTGCGCACCTTCCACGGCGATCACGACCTGCTGATCGATCTGCCCGCGCCGATCACCTGGGGGGAGATCGAGCCGCAGCTGCTCGGATGCGCCGGACTCCCCACCGACACGGTGCTGAACCTGGGCGTCGGACCGGTCGAGGGTTCGTGGGTGCTCGGCACCGCACCGCTGCTGGCCGGGACGATCCTGTCGACCGTGCCGCAGGACCTGGCCCCGGCCACCGGTGCGGTGAACCTCTCCTGCATCGCCGGTCCGGATGCCGGCCGCTGGGTCGGACTCGGCGACGGCCCCGTCATCGTCGGGCGGGGTCCCGACTGCGATCTGAGTCTGGACGATCCCGAGTTGTCGCGGTGGCACGCCCGCGTCCAGTGGGACGCACGAGGTCTCGTGCTGAACGATCTCGGGTCCGCCAACGGGATCAGGGTCGACGGAGCCCCCCGTCCCCGGGCCGGTCTCTCGCCGGCCGTACCCGAGGGTGGGCTGATCCGGATGGGGCGCAGCGTGCTGCGCAGCAGCCTCGATGCGGAGCCGGGCCTGCTGCTCACCGCTGATGGCGCCGGTCATCTCTCGGTCGCCCGTCCGGCCCGCGTCGCGCCGGCATTCCGGTTCGACCTGCCGCCACCCGTCGGGCCGGCCCCGGAGCGTTCCCGACGACCCCTGCCGCTGCTGGCCGCCGCGATCGGCGGACTGGCCGGGGCCGCCATCGCGATCGTCTCCGGTCTGTGGACCTTCCTGCTGCTGGCCGCGCTGGGTCCGCTGATGATGCTGGCCACCGCACTGTCCGACCGGCTGGGTGGTCGTCGCAGCCATCATCGGGAGGTGGCAGATCACCGCCGGGCCCTACTGCGCGAGAGGGACATCCGGGCGGCATCGGTCGTTGCCGACCGGGCCGACGCCTGGGATCGATACCCGGATCCCGCGACCCTCGCGCGCCGGGCGAAGTCCGGTAGCAGCCGCCTGTGGGAACGCCGCCGCGACGATCCCGACTTCCTGCGGCTGTCCGTCGGGATCGGGCAGCGGGCTGCACGAGTCCTGACCGACCGGGCCCCGATGGCGGCCGGGGTTCCGATCACGATCGGTCTCGAGCAGGTCGGCGTCCTGGGTCTGGCCGGTGAGTGCCGGCCGCTGCTGCGCCACTGGATCGGGCAACTCGCCGCCCTGCACTCACCGGCGGATCTACAACTTTCGATCTTCTCCGCCCACGGCGACCTGGCCAGGCTCCGCGACCTGCCGCACACCGCGATCGACGGTCACCCCGGGGTCCTCCGGTCCGACCGGGCCGACGCCGAGGTGGCCAGACTGCTGTGCGCCCCGCGGGACGGCCCGACCACGGTGATGATCCTGGATGACGCCCATCGCTGGCGACGAACGCCGAGGATGAACGACCTGCTGGGCCGGGCGGCCCGACCCGGCACTGCCGGGGCCGGTCTCGTCGAACGACAAGGGTGGCTCCGCGAAGGGGCCGGCCCACCGGCACCGGACCGTTCCGCGCACCCCCGCCTGATCGCGATCTGCGTGGCCGGCTCGGTGGAGGCACTCCCGGTCGAGTGCGCCGCGGTGGCCGTCGTGCGCTCCGGTGTCGTGACCTTCGCGGCCGGCCCGGTGCGGGGCGGGGCCGAGGTGGCCGGCGTCTCGGCCGACTACCTCCGGGAGATGGTCTGCTCCCTGGCCCCGCTGCTGGACCCGGATGCCCGGGGTGCGGGGCTGCCGCCGGAGGTGACCCTGGCCCACCTGGTCGGCCCGACGAGTTTCGCCTCCCTGATGGATTCCCGATGGGCCTCGCCGACCCTGAGCGCTGTCCTTGGGGTGGGTCGGAACGGGCCGGTGACGGTCGACCTGGAACGCGACGGCCCACACGTACTGGTCGCCGGCACCACCGGGTCCGGCAAGTCCGAGCTGCTCCGGACGCTGATCGCCGGTCTCGTCCTGGCCGCCCCGCCGGACCACACCGCTCTCGTGCTGATCGACTACAAGGGCGGCGCCGCGCTCGGCCACCTCGGCGAGCTTCCCCATACGGCGGGTGTGGTCTCCGACCTCGACGCGGTGGTGGCCGCGCGCGCCCTGGCCGGCCTGCGGGCCGAGGTACATCGCCGGGAGCAGCAGTTCGCCGACCACCGGGTGAGCGACATCGCCGCGTTGCGTGCACTCGTGCAGGACCAGGCGCCACCGGCGCTGGTCATCGTCGTCGACGAGTTCGCCACGCTCGGCGCCGAACTCCCCGACTTCCTCTCCGGTCTGCTCGACGTCGCGCAACGGGGGCGATCGCTCGGGCTGCACCTGGTCCTGGCGACCCAGCGTCCGGCCGGCGTCCTGAGCCCGGCGATCAAGGCGAACATCGGTCTGCGCATCTGCCTGCGGGTCACCGATGACGCCGACTCGATCGACGTCATCGACACGCCGGAGGCGGCCAGACTCGGCGCCGGTCAGGCCGGTCGGGCCCTGCTGCGATCCGAACGCTCCCGGACGACGCCCTTCCAAATCGCGAGGGTCTCGGGGACCGCAACGACCGGACCGACGGTGCGCGTCCGTGGTGACGACCCGCCCGTTGCCCCGCACATCGTGTCCGCCGGACCGACGGATCTGGACCGGATCGTCGAGGCAGCCAGGGCGAAGGCGACCGGCCTGCGCACTCCGCGGCCACCGTGGACGCCCCCGCTGCCCGTCCTCTACGAGCCGTCTGATCCCGGGGTCGTCGGCCTGGTGGACCGGCCCGCCGAGCAGCGGCAGGTGGGCCTGGCCGCCCCGGCCGGCTCGATTCTGCTGCTGGGACCGCCCGGATCCGG is from Nakamurella sp. PAMC28650 and encodes:
- a CDS encoding FtsK/SpoIIIE domain-containing protein, coding for MTPFVLPLTVRTFHGDHDLLIDLPAPITWGEIEPQLLGCAGLPTDTVLNLGVGPVEGSWVLGTAPLLAGTILSTVPQDLAPATGAVNLSCIAGPDAGRWVGLGDGPVIVGRGPDCDLSLDDPELSRWHARVQWDARGLVLNDLGSANGIRVDGAPRPRAGLSPAVPEGGLIRMGRSVLRSSLDAEPGLLLTADGAGHLSVARPARVAPAFRFDLPPPVGPAPERSRRPLPLLAAAIGGLAGAAIAIVSGLWTFLLLAALGPLMMLATALSDRLGGRRSHHREVADHRRALLRERDIRAASVVADRADAWDRYPDPATLARRAKSGSSRLWERRRDDPDFLRLSVGIGQRAARVLTDRAPMAAGVPITIGLEQVGVLGLAGECRPLLRHWIGQLAALHSPADLQLSIFSAHGDLARLRDLPHTAIDGHPGVLRSDRADAEVARLLCAPRDGPTTVMILDDAHRWRRTPRMNDLLGRAARPGTAGAGLVERQGWLREGAGPPAPDRSAHPRLIAICVAGSVEALPVECAAVAVVRSGVVTFAAGPVRGGAEVAGVSADYLREMVCSLAPLLDPDARGAGLPPEVTLAHLVGPTSFASLMDSRWASPTLSAVLGVGRNGPVTVDLERDGPHVLVAGTTGSGKSELLRTLIAGLVLAAPPDHTALVLIDYKGGAALGHLGELPHTAGVVSDLDAVVAARALAGLRAEVHRREQQFADHRVSDIAALRALVQDQAPPALVIVVDEFATLGAELPDFLSGLLDVAQRGRSLGLHLVLATQRPAGVLSPAIKANIGLRICLRVTDDADSIDVIDTPEAARLGAGQAGRALLRSERSRTTPFQIARVSGTATTGPTVRVRGDDPPVAPHIVSAGPTDLDRIVEAARAKATGLRTPRPPWTPPLPVLYEPSDPGVVGLVDRPAEQRQVGLAAPAGSILLLGPPGSGRSSGLRRLAWCAAHRGAALLVVDAGGSLSDLAGWPATRTYLSGEDPSLVQRLVRRLTDGLHQAAPSPGTPLLLVVDGWDAISGALETLDFGATLSAVADLAARGPASGLRVAVSGELRLQHHRVAGSFASVVRLGSDERGDARASVPGRGFHGSNEIQWAYAPHGIAPPNTPAPTTGPVIRPLPSRVDLTSVAVSPPTPSTVPIGVGGDDGSVRSVDLGGPGGGFLVAGPRRSGVTTALLVLATGAVAAGITVVRAHPGPLPPLAGAQDLDLRRGPEGLERLLTNHRGAILLVVDDFGGAEAAIADGGGARSLSALLERFVTVAGPGQYLALGSRLDRAVRAHRGPVAEVAAMRCGLLLQADSADGGLLDAVLPRRRGRMFPGRGHLIRPGTVEPVQVAEP